The DNA sequence tttgaggattcgATACAGTTAACAGCAGGAATAACATTATTAatcaaatttcccaaaacgggatccgtattaataacaaataaaccatttgacaagtaacccttgccaaagaatgtaccagtgtgaataagaactactttattacacttgaacgaaatttcaaaaccactagaaactaaacagcttccacttattatatttctacgcatgtcgggaacatgatgcactctcttcagagatagaatacgtcctgaagggaacttcagatccacgtttccaactccatgtacttgagcagcactagcattccccatcttcacagtcaggctatgactctgttgataagatacaaataaactaatatcagcacaaatatgtacattagctccagtatctatcaaccattcatttgacagataggtagaaaatatcacagggttgtaggatacataccggtcaacgttggtttcagaagccgtagcctcaccaacaaccatgttcactacaggcccacttgcggttccaagcacaacatttgcttgtgctacctcggttttcttcgctttcttcgtagggcagtccttactccagtgcccaacctgcccacaagaccagcatggtttgtttgccttgggtttcttggccttgtccttgtcactcttaggtttattactattagctttcttagtaaaagccttcctcttttgtcctacagttgctatgtttaccttcgaggtaccgtgttcagttggcatcacatgtccctgtttggacttgtgttgttcttgcaccgagatgtccagcataaggttggtccaggtgatctctcctttctgtcttttcagggagagagagaactcttcccaagacttcgggagtttttcaatcacactcatcaccttgaacttctccgggagattcattccagactccttcaaagcatgcactatcatctcgaactcatgcacctgctcagtcatggacttattgtccaccagcttgaactcgaggaaccttgccacataATACTTTTCTAGATCTTGTaagtcagtattatgtgtctggtccagcttctcccataagagttttgcagagtaggcatcagaagaatagacatcaaacaaagtgtttgttagtgccgcaagaatggccgctctagccactccatccttctcagcccacttcgcaaaagccttaactgtgtcagccttctcttgatccactactggtttctcatattccacaaccggccacagaccctttatagtcaaccacaacttcatccttttctgccagcgagaaaagccaatgccaccgttgaatttctccggtaaaccggttagttcaacagcatgtgggaaactataggtggtccaatcaatggccccagcagttacacccgaactgctaccaccaccaacgataacctcactttcgttaaccattatgctaaattctaaataactaataatctcttcaagaatgttgagaaactcactaacaagtatagcaacatagaggcaagtgtataaagaatttaacaagtttaggccaagaccacagttaacaaaacaaaacatgcaggtaaacaaaatcagtaactgaaataacgaagagagaaagaaagatgtacccgaaaccatagctttcaacagtgactgaaataaaggtttacagatacaaaatgccaagaaaataatcacagctgagtcaccaggccttgctcgaagtcctggctgctcttgaagagattattgccccctacctgctgcgtttgggatgtacgcaatatctccaccaggataaaacagctcggagtttatgttaacagcagcaacaaaacctccacttcgaccagcacctcagtcgccggaaaatatcagcacttcaggacttatgggagagaaatgcagagaggttgaagagaagagatgagaatgtagtgtgttgtatatttttattcattcagtttagcctctatttataggagaggaaaaatgaaactgtcaacacacttaatgtctgaattaaactgcttcattaataaaaaataaaaactgatcagattttgaattcattaataaaaaaatcaaaactgatcagcttttgaatttaaattatttgtaacagcttttcacattaacacccacattattattagaacttaagttaagttctgatttaactcatcagtacttaagttctgattcgactcatcagtacttaagttctgattctgatatcagaacttgttaagttctgattttattcatcagttcttaaaataattctcaaataaataaaatcctcgcccaggttgcctcgcgtacgcgagacgccgagacattcgcccaaatcgcccttcgacccgacccggtgcggtgcgtggcgggcgcgcgcgtgaagcacacaacaacacaatggaccatcacacaccttagtagttgtatactactcatgtgggtaataccatataaagcacacaacccactttatttatttcaatgtgggacaaacattctcaaattttccaagtttttctaagctactttcaactctcatttcatatggatttcattaagaaaattcttaaaaccatacatgaaaatttaagttcaaatatcattgaacaatttccaatcattagattttaggattaacatcaagaacataattaaattaagctctaaaatcctaattttctaacactTTATTCACTGACATAGGAAGAAGCAGTACACTCGAAGTCTAATGTCCTTGACAATGATTTCCCATATTTCTTATACCTAGATACAGTCAGAAACGATACTATAGGCTTGAAGGGTTCAAACTGTCTCATGAAAGATTCAACATGTGGCGTGTGATATAGCAACACAATGGGTGATGGTTCCGTCACTAGTAAGCTGGAGAGATCCAAGAGCCACATGTCTTTATATAACTTTCTTTCTAATTGCAGTTGTGAACCTTATGTGATTTAATTAATTACCAGCAGGATTGCATCTACTGCAACATCAAATTTTCATGCCATGCTTAAAAATTTCCTCAAGAGACTGCCAGCTCAAAGTGATAATTTGCTATGATATTGATAATTGTATAAATTGAAGAAATTAAACTTTTTGAAAtgtaaagatttattgaaaagtTATTTACAACTTGTGTATGTATATTGAATATATACAAAGTAAGTACAAGCTAAGCTAATATAATTGGCGGGACAAACATAACTAACTAACTAACTAACTTTGACTATACTAGTTTGACTATTATGTTGAGCTGGAAGACTAGTGACATGGACACATCAGCATCAGTATCCTCAATAGTCTCCCTCAAGTTAGGTTCTAGATGATATTGTGAAAGATCATATAGTCCTAACTTGGAAGAGAGCTTGTTGAACTGTGGTGAGGGCACAACTTTAGTTAGTATGTCTACTAACTGATTAGTAGTAGGAAGATAAGTTAATTGGATCAGCCCTTCCAGAACCTTGTCTCTGGTAAAATGGCAATCAACCTCTATGTGTTTAGTGCGATCATGAAACACAAGATTCTTAACAATGTATATTGCTGATTGATTGTCACAATAAAGGGTTACATGTGTGAGATTAGTAACACGTAACTCTTGTAACAACCTAACTGTCCAAGTTATTTCAGAGGATGCAGCTGCCATCGCCCTATATTCAGCCTCTGAACTTGATCTTGATACAGTAGATTGTTTTTTAGAATTCCAAGCAACAGGTGAATTCCCAAATAGCAATACATAACCAGTTACTGAACTTCTGCTATCAGGACATGATGTCCAGTCAGAATCAGAAAATGCTTGTAAGGTAAGATGATCACTGCCCTTGAGTATAATTCCATGACGAACAGTACAAGCTACATACCTAAGTGTGTGATGCAATGCATCAAGATGTGACTGTCTTGGTGCATGCATAAACTGACTTAGGGCTTTAACAGTAAAGCACAAATCTGGTATGGTATTTTTCAGAAAGTTAAGTTTTCCAACCAGAGATCTATACATCTCAGGATCACTCAATAAATCTCCTTCATCGGACTTTAACTTCAAGTGCAATGGCAAAGGTGTGACTGCTTTCTTTGTCAAATGCAAGTTACAGAATTCTAGTAACTCTTTTGTGAATTTCTTCTGGATTAACACTATTCCTTGAGAAATATAAGATACTTCAATGCCTAGAAAAAAATATGACTCTCCTAGATCTTTTATACCAAATGTTGGGTGCAAGTGAGCCTTAATAGAATGGATATGTGGGATATTACTACCTGTGAtaataatatcatccacataaatagCCATAATAGTGATATCTGCATCAGATTTATGAATGAAAAGACTGTAATCATTCTTTGACTGAGTAAATCCATGACTGATTAATTCAGCCGCAAGCTTAGAAAACCACTGCCTTGATGCTTGCCTTAGGCCATATATTGATTTGGTTAACCTACAAACCAGATTATGTGGATTATCAACACCTTCAGGAATCAACATATAGACTTCTTCATTCAAGTCGCCATGTAAGAAAGCATTGTTTACATCAAGCTGAAATAATTTCCATTTCTTGCTAGCTGCTAAGGCCAAGAGACATCTTACTGTACTCATCTTTActacaggtgaaaaagtttctTCAAAATCAATACCAAATATCTGATTGTAACCTTTTGAAACTAAACAAGCTTTACATCTTTCTAGACTCCCATCTGCATTCAATTTAACTTTATACACTTATTTAGAGCCAATTGGTTTTTAACCTTGTGGTAGAGGAACTAATTTCCAGGTATGGTTATCTTCTAAAGCCTGTAATTATTTCTTCATTGCAGCAAGCAAATGAGGATGTTGTGAAGCTTCTTCATAACTGGAAGGTTCAGTTTTTGCAGAATGGGCAGATAACAATGAATAATGGGAATCTGTTAAAGATGATCCAGATATGAGATTGCACCAGTGAGCAGCTGCTAAAGAATTATCAGAAAAGACATAATTACATTGATAATCCTGTAGATATGTGAGAGATGATTTAATTCTTGTGGATTGTCTCACAGGTGTTGAAACAGTAGACTCAATAACATATTGTGTTGAGACGGTAGGCTCAATGAAAGATTGATCAACAAAAGCATGAGAATGACTAGAAAAGGATGGTGTCTGATCATTTGTCTGAGCAGAAGTTGAAGAAGGTATTGGGCCAAATATTTCATTAAGAAACTGAGATGTAGAACAGTTTTCAGCAGAGATAATTTTGTATTGAAATAGATATTCTTGAAAACTACATCTCTAGTAACTGTCAAAGTATTATTTTTTAGGTCAAAGATTTTATATCCTTTTTGAGTAGTAGAGTAACCAACAAATACTCCAATACTAGCTCTGGGATCAAATTTTGTCCTATTAACCTTTGTAGTAAAAAAATATACTAGGTAACCAAAAATTCTAAGGTGGTCTAAGGATGCAGGTTTTTGATAGAGTTTAAAAGTAAGGAGTCAGATGCTCAATAGACTGAAGTGGCATTCTGTTGACCAGATAAATAGCACACATAACACATTCCCCCCAAAATTTAGTTGGTAAACCAGATTGTAATTTTAATGCTCTAGCAGTTTCCAGCAGGTGCATGTGTTTTCTCTCCACAacaccattttattgtggagtatAAGCACATGATGTTTGATGTATAATCCCTCTTTTGAGATACATTTGTTTTGCTAATCCTTCACTCAATTCTAGTGCATTATCTGACCTAACACAAAGAACTTTATTATTAAACTGAACATCCACATATTCAAAGAAACTTTCTAAGATAACAGGAACTTCAGACTTATGTTTCAACAAGTGTATCCAAGTAAACCGGCTAAAATCATCAATAATGGTAAGAAATATTGTGCAACCAAATATTGATTTAGTCTGATAAGGGCCCCAAATATCTTTATGCAACAACTGAAAAACACCAATAGACTTAATATAGCTAGATGGGAAATACTTTCTAACTTGTTTATTGACCATAGCTAGATGGGCAGACCTGACAAgttgtagattccaaacattcTTTATTGACCTTATTAGGAGTGACAAGCTGTAGTTGTTGAAATGGTAAATGCCCCATCCTTAAATGCCAGAGTTTAGCAGCTTCTGCAATACTAAGATAATTTGCATTGCACATCTTGTGATAGTTTGAAACAGGAGAAATGACAGCTGGTGAGTCTTGTAGACCATAATGACCATTAGTAAGATTATCAAGAAGAATCTATGGCATGTTCTGAGAAAGGCCCTGAACAAAACATTGCTTATTAGTGAATACAATCTGACATTTTAAATGCTCACATAACTTCACCACAAATATTAACTTGAAGTGGAAATCTAGCACATGTAAAACATTTTGTAAAGTAATGCCATTACTAAGCTTTATAGTACTTATATGCAAAACCTTAACCTTTCTTCCATCGGGAACAGTTATAAAACTATCAATATCTTTCATAACCTCGTATGATTGAAATTGATCAATATGAGGACAAATGTGGTCTGTTGATCCACTGTCCACCAGCCATTCATTATGAAATGAAGACATAAGACATATTTTACGTGCAAGTAAGGCATGTTTTGATGTTGAAGCTCCATCGTATTCAGTTTGAGTATCTGAATTTTTTTGATGAAGGCCATTAACCGAGCATACTGAGCAGCAGTGACAGTATGTGAATCATTATCAGCATTCTATTGGTCAGCAAGATTAGATTCTGCAGACTGATGAGAGAATGTAGCAACTTTTCTCTCAATCTAGCCAGAAATCCAGGAGGATAAACATGAATCTTGAAACACCTCTCTATACTATGCCCTGCAATCTGACAGTTAGTATAAAAATACTTGGAAGAAGGGTTAACAGATTTGTTTGGCACATAAACACTCTGTTTAAACAATCCAGGAGCACTGTTCTGAGGAAAATTTCTCTATCCTTGATTAGTGAACTTTGATCAGCGTAGAAAGACATTGCTTCAGTTTGATATATCATTTTAGAGAGTTCCTTATGTCTTCCTCCTGAGCAAACAACCTATAAGCCTGTGATACATTTGGTAGAGGCTGCATCTTCAAAATGTTAGTTCTTACTGCAACAAATTAATCATTGAGCTTCATCACGGATTGTATTAGTTTCTGTTCTTGCTGTTTAGCTTGAATTTTCTGAGTCAAATTGCAGGTACATTTCTTGCAAGTGCCGTATGGAAGAGGATTAGCATCATTAAGGCTATCACACACAGTCTTCATTTTTGTAAAGAATTCCGAGATAGAATCATTTCCTTGCTTAATCTCCAGCAATTATTGTTCCAATGAGTAAATCTGTGTCATAGAAGCATAACCAAATCGCTCTTCTAGATCGTCCCAAATCTCTTTCGCAGTTTGCATAAATAGTACACTATTTGCTATACTCTCATTAAGATTGTACAACAACCAAGAAATTACTAGACTATTACATCTCTCCCAATACTTGTAATCAATAGCTGTAGTAGATGGTATTGCAATTGTTCCGTCAACAAACCCTAGCTTATTTTTAGCAGAGAGTGTAAGCAGCATTGACCTCTTCCAATAATGAAATCCATCACCATTAAACTTCACAGACATTAATTGCGTAGTAGACGCATCAGATGGATGGATATAGTATATCCTTGAGGGATCAATATTGTTATTCTGATTGTTTTGGTTTTGATTACGTTGAGTAGCCATTGTTCAAATCACAACAAGAACTCAATTGAACAAAACACCAAAACTTCAATCGTATTATTACAGAGTGCACAATTTGTCAAACAGGTTGTAGTCACTCAACTATTTTTTTCAGAATTGAACAAGAAAACAACTTACACAAACGATATTAACGATATCGATACTAAACTTGATAATATCCAAAAAAACTACGCAATCTGTGTCAAAACGTGTCATTTTGATCATCAATTAGGCATAAAATACGAAAGAAAATCAGAAATTGATGCACTCAATCAGTCAAATCCACTCGAATTATGCAAACCGATGAAGATAAACGCGAATCTACGTGAATATAGACTAAAGAAATGGAGTACACCTGATTAGACGAGATGAGTTTGTTCAAATGAGATCGACTGTTCAACAAAAGTATATGAGAAAGAAGATCGCCATTAAAATTGTTTTAGCAAGATCTGATACCATGATAATTGTATAAACAAAAGAAATTGAGCTTATTGAAATTTAAAGATTGATTGAAAAATTATTTACAACTTGTGTCTGTATATTAAATATATACAAAGTAAGTAAAAGCTAAGCTAATAGAATTGGCGGGAAAAAACATAACTAACTAACTTTTGACTATACTAGTTTGACTATTATGCTGAGCTGGAAGACCGGTGACATGGTTTGACACATCAGCATCAGCATCCTCAATAGATATACCAAGGTTACTCTGATGCAAGATATAGCAAGATAACACCAAATGTTTGACATAGTAAAGCCttatatattttagtaaatttTTTAGAAGGGTAAATTTAGAATCCTGCGGGTCCGAGCAGCAGCTAGGATGACTCAGGTCTGTCTTCAACTCTTCACAGTTACTGTTTACGACACCTTTtagtaaataaataaatttaaattatagtAAGTAATAGCCAAAATTAAATAAGATTTCGCATGATAAGGAGTATAAGACATAACCAGACCGAGCTTTTCCGGGACCATCTCCACTGGTCCAAATACATTTAACCCCAGAAAACTATATTATCCACTTTCTGCAGACACCGAGATTGACCATATTTTGGAAACAAAAATTAAAACCACATATCATCAAATTTCTACTTCTATTGTCAGAAAAGGATCAAAGAAATGTTGGTTCTCTTGTTCTTGATCCTATTACCCTCTGGAGTTTCTTCATCCGAGCCATGCCACCCTGATGACATATACTCCATCTTAGCATTCAAAAACAGCTTCTCCAATGGAGATATCTTGCGTTCTTGGTCATCCAATATGGATTGTTGTTACATATTTGGGTGCGAGAATAATCGTGTCATTGACTTCACTATAACAAATTCTGAACTCTCGGGTTCGATAAAACCAGATGCATTTGCTGGTTTTACTTACCTCCAGAGACTAAGGATTCACAAACTACCATTTCTTGTTGGTGAAATTCCTCGTTCAATCGAAAATTTGACACACTTGACATATTTGGAGATAAATTGGACCAATGTAACTGGACATGTACCAAATAATCTCTCAAAGCTCAAAAATCTgatgattcttgatttctccttcAATAAACTTTATGGCTTTGTCCCACCTTCACTTCCTTTACTACCAAGTATTTTTGCTATCAGCCTCGACAGAAACCAACTTACTGGATCTTTACCCGAATCTTATGGTCATTTTTCCACCACTTTGAACCTGCCAGTTCTCATACTATCTCATAACAAGCTTTCAGGGAAACTACCGATTTCTTTAGGTACTATGAATTTCTCGCGTATTGATCTTTCAAGAAATAATTTTTCAGGAGATGCATCAATGCTTTTTGGTGAAGACAAAGGTGGTCAACTTCTTGATATATCTAGAAATAACTTTGAGTTTGATTTCTCAAAGGTTGGTTTTATGAATGAAGATTTGGTAGCACTTGATATATCTCACAATAAGATATATGGGAAAATACTATCAAAGATTACAGAAGCTTTCATGCTGCAGCAGTTAAACATGAGTTATAACAGATTGTGTGGGGAGATACCAAAAGGATGGAAATTGAAGTATCGTCAAGAGGGATTTGATAATTCATCATTTTCTCATAATCGGTGCTTGTGTGGagccactacaagaaaaaagtccatagacatcgctttttggccgatgtctatgttgtttctCAACCGAtattgatgtcggtgatgtctattctagacatcgatgaatacccgatgtctatactcgattagacatcgattttagttaaaaaacagatgtctatgtgttgattattagaacaaaatgctataaataaattatttaataactaaattacacctaattaaacatgttaaacatatcatgagctatgttttttatcacaaaaacatcgattttagtgaaaaacactgatgtctatgtgatgattttttacaaaaaatgttataacaaaattatttaataactaaattgcacctattaaaacatattaaacatatattgagctatattttttgtcacaaaaacatcgataattttgacaggggtgatgtaaaatggcatattaaacatctgtttctttaatgaaaggtgatgtctaattaagcgtatagacatcagttttttctagaatgaagtgatgtctatgtatcatttagacttgaacatgttagtctttcacatcagttatttgccttaaactgatgtacattgcgttttttgacatcagttttgtttggttaaaagtgatgtttataacGTCACTTGACATCGgttttatcttaaacaaagtgatttctatgtttaatttagacttgaacctggattcctttgacatcagttttttaccttaaagtgatgtacattatcttttttgacatcagcttttcttaattaAAAGTGATGTGTAAAAaatttatagaccaaattgtgtaaagttttacatcactaattttctaaaaaagcgatgtactcgttactaatagacatttgttataaataaaaccgATGTCCTTTACTACATAACCAAAACCAAAACATTGGAATAACACGCATCCATACAAATCTAACCAGTCAATCATTCATACATTTAACCATTCAATCATCCGAAAACCACtaaccccatcatctgcatcaatcatccaaaaatcaccaacaccaaccccatcatctgcatcaatcattcAAAAACTACAGAATCTACATTACCAAATGTACAACCCCCAGCATTTGCAAACCTATACAGCAACCCCAGCATTCATACACTTACATTCTTACTACACAGAACCGTCTAAATTACCAAATGTACGACTACGCAAAAGAAAAGACCTTGAGTACAAGAATTGATCAGATATGCTCTTGGATGAACTGCAGAGCCTCAATGCGAACTTCATCTAGCTGTTCAATACTGTAACACGATCGAGTCTTGGCCAACCCCTACAAATTCCAAACAAACAAAATTCAGTACATGAATGAAAAGTAACCATATCGAAAAGTaaccatatctcagtatatagcaaactggaagcgtcaaggtaatacctttttagcaaaattcaacttatcatcatcgataatttctttcatgtatcgcattattacatacgcacattcaatcccaccgggttgtttgggagatccctattttattaattaaaagacaaatcaggcatgtcaaataaatcatatatattaagcaCAAATATTAGGTACTCGATCTATTGTACTTACACTAAGAAACTTTGCCTTGGCCATCTTTTTGCCCCTTCCGGTTTCAGAGTTGTAACTTTTCAAAGCCCTgcataaaaaacataaaatctcatataatgtacagaaatgaacatgcaattataccaaactgttacgttaataaaaatttaccttgataacgccttttctagttctgaaaattgtgtcgggtgaggtagtggattcagaatatatatttccccttcCCAGATAACGACCAAAATCTAATGCATACTATTTTCATAAAAAAACAAAGACAGATAGGACACATCACATAGAAATTTGTACTGTACTATCCATGTTTTTAATTTTCAGTATTACAATAAGTACTTACTTCTGATTATGCGGAAGAAAGAATAGGCGATCCGGGTTACCCTCTCTCAACCGGTTTAAAATGTATGCTTCAAAATCAGCATTCACGTGATATGTGGATCCGGGGTCAATAAAAGCAAATGTCTCCGCCAGTTCTGGTATTTCACTAATCTCAGAATGCAAGTGCCTATCGAAAGAGTGCTGATATTAAAATGCAAGTTCTGGAAAATTACAAACATTAAAACAAATgatcattaaaaagaaaaaaaaggtaacttacgccatgtaacttgcaactactgcttggcccaacatttcaaactccaataaagacacaacattctcatgcaataaataaattgttttttCTTGTCCAAACACATTCGGCTCACATCGAACCTGGATACTGACCCCGGTAGTTTTCATCCAAGTTGTTGCATGTTTATACAACAGCTTAAAGCCCTTTGGCACTTTCGCACCTGGCTTTGCTTGAAAAAATTGTGCCTTCAAATCCTGCAACCcgtcattcttttttattttttcagcacttgttcggggcctttcttttttctgcacctgatgataatataaaaccaaaataaaatgtacataccacttaatttttaatatcttgaaatgaacaatttaatttcaaaattcagacaatattatacatatatatattattcatcaTACCGCAACATTTGTGTAGCTAATTAATTCCTCAGGCCATGCCAAAAAAGATCCTAGAGCATCGCGGACAGTCATCATGTCATCACCACGTGTCTCAGCTGGAAGCAAGGCATTTGGTTTTATGAGGCCATCAACGGAGACACATTGATGTCCAATTGGTATATCAACTCCATGTACCAAATCAGTTAAATTATGCTCGCGAGGATATACCATACCAAATACAACCTTATTCTCAAGTCTCTCGACAGATAGCTCACAAGATCGTTGGGCCTATAATATTTAagtaaacaaaattaaaaaattaaggtAACAATGATTTACCTTAGTAAGATAAATGACAAGGTTGCTCtcaaaattaaaataacttaCGTGACTGCCAGGAGGTGAAGGCCTAGTTGGGCCATCTGTAAAAACACAGTCATCATCTTCATATACCAACACAACTCCTCTTGTAGGTGGTGGATTTGacttcatttctttatcctttTTCCGGATCGAAACTTGCCTTTTCAGATGGCATTGGAGAGTGAAAAGTACCTCCACTTTCGATCACTGACTTCAAGCGATCAATCTCTGCCTCGAGAGCTTGCGTTTTTTTTTCAAGCAGTTCATCCCTTTGTCGATCACGGGCCATCAACTCTGCCTTTGTGATTCGAAGCTTTGGCTATCTTGGCAAATTAAAGTATTATTTTGGAGTGATGTACCCTCCAACAGCCCGAACCCTCCCAGAATGCTCACGACTCTCCAAAGCCGTTGTCAGAACATCTTCAGCACCAGAAAGCTGAAACTCACCCTTCTTCTTTTTTTCCAACAATGCGTTTTGTTaacaagaaaataaataaaacattgacaggtgtaataaccccaatttttgagaaattttgaaacccttatgaatagtgtttttactgaacgagaaaacttttcatgccacgctatgtaggggttctgttattgatcttatgggatattattagtactctatgtggtatataagtgtatgtaaagatcgtcagaatccaattccgaacactttgatttttcccggaaatccacaatatacggagagaattgagtataaggtaacagaataaaaaggatttaaattaaaggattataagagaggatca is a window from the Apium graveolens cultivar Ventura chromosome 1, ASM990537v1, whole genome shotgun sequence genome containing:
- the LOC141660675 gene encoding uncharacterized protein LOC141660675; this encodes MATQRNQNQNNQNNNIDPSRIYYIHPSDASTTQLMSVKFNGDGFHYWKRSMLLTLSAKNKLGFVDGTIAIPSTTAIDYKYWERCNSLVISWLLYNLNESIANSVLFMQTAKEIWDDLEERFGYASMTQIYSLEQ
- the LOC141662155 gene encoding polygalacturonase inhibitor-like, with amino-acid sequence MLVLLFLILLPSGVSSSEPCHPDDIYSILAFKNSFSNGDILRSWSSNMDCCYIFGCENNRVIDFTITNSELSGSIKPDAFAGFTYLQRLRIHKLPFLVGEIPRSIENLTHLTYLEINWTNVTGHVPNNLSKLKNLMILDFSFNKLYGFVPPSLPLLPSIFAISLDRNQLTGSLPESYGHFSTTLNLPVLILSHNKLSGKLPISLGTMNFSRIDLSRNNFSGDASMLFGEDKGGQLLDISRNNFEFDFSKVGFMNEDLVALDISHNKIYGKILSKITEAFMLQQLNMSYNRLCGEIPKGWKLKYRQEGFDNSSFSHNRCLCGATTRKKSIDIAFWPMSMLFLNRY